In a genomic window of Methylobacter sp. YRD-M1:
- the wecB gene encoding non-hydrolyzing UDP-N-acetylglucosamine 2-epimerase, which yields MITHKKRIAVIMGTRPEAIKMAPVVHALKKRSGALEALVISTGQHRQMLDQVLSLFNITPDVDMHIMQPDQTLADLTARVLVDSRKVFAEIKPDLLLVQGDTTTVFAASLAAFYFKIRVGHIEAGLRSHDLYNPFPEELNRRLTSIVTDLYFPPTMLARNNLLQEGVRPEQIVVTGNTVIDALYSLLDRPYSLAGSPLKDIPFEGRRVLLVTSHRRESLGEDLANTCGAIKDLINRFPDLLVVYPVHLNPNVRGTVYKLLADVPRVHLLDPLDYLTFINLMQQSHLILTDSGGVQEEAPSLHKPLLVIRRVTERPEAFEAGLSRVIGNAREHIVSEVSRLLTDELAYQAMSTGVNPYGDGHASERIAKAVVNWARKKPVLLSEDNQFKPHYIHRRVSSYTGEPLI from the coding sequence ATGATTACGCATAAAAAACGCATAGCCGTCATTATGGGTACCAGGCCCGAGGCCATTAAAATGGCGCCGGTAGTCCATGCCTTAAAAAAACGCTCCGGCGCATTGGAAGCCCTGGTGATATCCACAGGACAGCACCGGCAAATGCTGGATCAGGTCCTGTCGCTTTTTAATATCACGCCTGATGTGGACATGCATATCATGCAGCCCGATCAGACGCTGGCTGATCTGACGGCTCGCGTGCTGGTCGACAGCCGGAAAGTATTTGCCGAGATAAAACCGGATCTCCTGCTGGTGCAAGGCGATACGACCACGGTGTTCGCGGCGTCATTGGCGGCCTTTTATTTCAAGATCCGCGTCGGCCATATAGAAGCCGGCCTGCGCAGCCACGATCTTTACAATCCTTTTCCCGAGGAATTGAACAGGCGGCTGACCAGCATAGTGACCGACTTGTACTTTCCGCCGACGATGCTGGCGCGCAATAATCTCCTGCAGGAAGGCGTGCGCCCTGAACAGATCGTCGTCACCGGTAATACCGTCATCGATGCGCTCTACTCGCTGCTCGACCGCCCTTACTCATTGGCCGGCTCGCCGCTGAAAGACATTCCCTTCGAAGGCCGCCGCGTGCTGCTGGTCACTTCGCACCGGCGCGAATCGCTGGGCGAGGACCTGGCCAATACTTGCGGGGCGATCAAGGATCTGATCAACCGTTTTCCTGATCTGCTGGTAGTTTACCCTGTGCATTTGAATCCGAATGTGCGCGGCACGGTCTATAAGCTGCTGGCGGACGTGCCGCGCGTTCATCTGTTGGACCCGCTGGATTATCTGACTTTCATTAACCTGATGCAGCAATCCCATTTGATTTTGACCGACTCCGGCGGCGTTCAGGAAGAAGCGCCCAGCCTCCATAAACCGCTGCTGGTGATCCGCCGCGTCACAGAGCGCCCCGAGGCTTTCGAAGCGGGGCTATCCAGGGTAATCGGCAATGCCCGGGAACATATCGTGTCCGAAGTCAGTCGATTGTTAACGGATGAACTTGCCTATCAGGCGATGAGTACCGGCGTCAATCCATACGGCGACGGCCATGCTTCCGAGCGTATTGCGAAGGCGGTCGTTAACTGGGCCCGGAAAAAACCGGTACTGCTCTCCGAGGACAATCAATTCAAGCCCCACTATATACATAGAAGAGTTAGTTCATATACAGGCGAGCCTTTGATCTGA
- a CDS encoding glycosyl transferase family protein yields MDISEWVAYLLVLMKGLLAFASTLFLISGLDDLFIDLWYVIRGLYRRFFMPPYDPLTTEQLLAKPEQPLAIMLPAWDESAVIRPMLINTLRTLNYQNYHIFVGVYPNDPATRKEVERVMEQCANVHIATCGSDGPTNKADCLNWTCREIRRFEKKQGIRFVAFIMQDSEDVIHPLCYKLVNYMFPQFDMVQLPVLSLPRKPWQFTGGHYLDEFAQLHLKDLVVREAMSHSLPAAGVGCAFSHRALETVARYNHNEIFSVNSLTEDYDFGLRLRKYGLKQIFVKFFTTRTEIRRSFWSRPKEVQAPELVCIREYFPDRFWASVRQKSRWVLGICLQSWKNLGWEGDIATKYMLYRDRKALLTNLVNMLGYVIVLVVAPIWINSLIDPEAYHYPPLVVPGSWVWYVLLVNAFLFVIRIVVRAYFTGRLYGFGQAILSFPRMIWGNFINFFATMRAIFQYLTHLRTGKTIAWDKTAHVYPEIDDISH; encoded by the coding sequence TTGGACATAAGCGAATGGGTTGCGTATCTGTTAGTGCTGATGAAAGGCTTGCTGGCTTTTGCCAGTACCCTCTTTTTAATCAGCGGCCTGGACGATCTGTTTATCGATCTCTGGTACGTGATCAGAGGACTGTATCGCCGTTTTTTCATGCCGCCCTATGATCCGCTGACCACGGAGCAGTTGCTGGCCAAGCCCGAGCAGCCGCTCGCCATCATGTTGCCGGCCTGGGACGAATCGGCGGTGATCAGGCCAATGCTGATCAATACATTACGGACGCTGAATTACCAAAACTACCATATATTTGTCGGCGTTTATCCCAATGATCCCGCGACACGCAAGGAAGTCGAACGCGTCATGGAGCAATGCGCCAATGTGCATATTGCGACCTGCGGCAGCGATGGCCCTACCAACAAGGCCGACTGCCTGAACTGGACATGCCGGGAGATCCGCCGGTTTGAAAAAAAACAGGGCATTCGGTTTGTGGCGTTCATCATGCAGGATTCGGAGGATGTCATTCACCCGCTCTGCTACAAGCTGGTTAATTACATGTTCCCTCAATTCGACATGGTCCAGCTGCCCGTGCTTTCACTGCCCAGAAAACCCTGGCAATTCACCGGCGGCCATTATCTGGATGAATTTGCGCAGCTGCATCTCAAGGATCTTGTCGTCCGTGAAGCGATGAGTCACTCTCTGCCTGCCGCAGGCGTGGGCTGCGCGTTCAGCCACCGGGCGCTGGAAACGGTTGCCCGATACAATCACAACGAAATCTTCAGCGTCAATTCATTGACTGAAGATTACGACTTCGGGCTGCGGCTGAGAAAATACGGGCTGAAACAAATATTCGTCAAATTTTTCACGACGCGCACGGAAATCCGGCGCAGTTTCTGGAGCCGCCCCAAGGAAGTCCAGGCGCCGGAGCTGGTCTGTATCCGCGAATATTTCCCCGACCGTTTCTGGGCTTCTGTCCGGCAAAAATCCCGCTGGGTGCTGGGCATTTGCCTGCAGAGTTGGAAAAACCTCGGCTGGGAAGGCGACATAGCGACCAAATACATGCTCTACAGGGATCGAAAGGCCCTGCTGACCAATCTGGTCAACATGCTTGGCTATGTGATTGTGCTGGTAGTGGCGCCTATTTGGATCAATTCGCTGATCGATCCGGAAGCCTATCATTATCCGCCGCTGGTCGTCCCTGGCTCCTGGGTATGGTACGTGCTGCTGGTCAACGCCTTTCTATTTGTGATACGGATCGTGGTAAGGGCTTACTTTACTGGTCGACTTTATGGATTCGGTCAGGCGATTCTGTCCTTTCCTCGCATGATTTGGGGGAATTTCATTAATTTTTTCGCCACCATGCGGGCAATTTTTCAGTATCTGACGCATTTGCGTACCGGCAAAACCATAGCCTGGGATAAAACAGCCCACGTTTATCCTGAAATTGATGACATTTCTCACTAA
- a CDS encoding tetratricopeptide repeat protein, with protein MADKDLSSLFQLYRRELLGLGYCLFSGMAIAAEPPPETDVNRYLDKIQIERNENFIQREIREFSGFPHLDKANRLAAAGRTEEAIAEFERYLRIDPLDIKARMTYGMFLYKNRRFPQVIEQMDIILKSHPELIPARSYRGLAKQALGDHQGAGKDFDAVLSNPDAQANDWRFALDSRIDISIQHKQYQQAYDLLEKQAGVAPGFETYYRKGVVLEKLSRTADAVSAYQSAVKLAHLDSDRLRGLRALSEAYAKLNNWTEAKRIDEQILQLAPNDLKAMRSLAYAVYNLSDRNNAINWIKNALAREDNNRDREFLANLLNENRQFDEACAEYSRLSKTFKEADDRRRMLMSLGYCYLQLNRQKEAADAFRQAAAIGEDRRSLEALAALQEAEKDTAAAIETYRRLLKLNPTAQVHLKLANLYRASHDNQQALAHYESALSLGLDEPQKASTLAQMGMIHYEQGQYLKARSALERAAAITQNDPALLYTLGETAVKTGEPEKALGYFQKAVAISPTTRGLKTLASLNIKLGRWQAAEKNYRQLLASRKLSLGEKAKIYESLSFVYTRLGQNDVAADYLDKAIAAGRDYEDAHVNLGYILFRQQRWHEALEQFSEALEHNRDPATLLIMGQIYRKLDRPKEAIAHLEEARLFRQQLDEKGRKALLDELGYLYAEQNNYDKAVRVWQESLSVAADPLISVSYAHGLRLLNRNAEAKIVLQSIDEKSLPNDTAKAQRRDDLALLYEADRSINEAIEAQKHALSFEKTPGRHYQLGLLYQKVNQPDAALAELQQAADLEPSNPAFKETLAYAYATADRPAEASRLLEQVAAREPKRVDLLKNLGYFNSRIPDNEKAAQWFRKAIDTAEQYPDPDQSPAEQNIENYRLRREVEKLTHYFDVSAYQSLRIPDSKGDFRNTTQGGILGGVIPSQGGVELAFQPPVIGLRNERIFQVFTRFLWNAPPGGLNVDSDSVQGGVGLRYKPFRKLDFYVSAEHLFKVGGDAVNDWLLRASYGWNDGDEMKPGQSSWHYSTVYADLGYFINDPGIVAFYGEMRQGYSFNFYDAFLVTPHLVLDGRTQDHDDANISYLEGGGGFAFRYFFNESRYTSARSSIELLAQYKAGISNIDGGFILTGVLRY; from the coding sequence ATGGCAGACAAGGATTTGAGCAGTTTATTTCAACTATACCGGCGAGAGCTTTTGGGCTTGGGATATTGCCTCTTTTCCGGAATGGCCATTGCCGCAGAACCGCCGCCTGAAACCGATGTCAACCGGTACCTCGACAAAATTCAAATAGAACGGAATGAGAATTTCATCCAGCGGGAAATACGGGAGTTCAGCGGTTTTCCTCATCTGGATAAAGCGAACAGGCTGGCCGCAGCCGGCAGAACCGAAGAAGCTATTGCCGAATTCGAGCGCTATCTCCGTATCGATCCCCTGGACATCAAGGCACGCATGACCTATGGCATGTTCTTGTATAAGAACCGACGATTTCCACAAGTCATTGAACAGATGGATATCATCCTCAAAAGTCACCCGGAGCTTATTCCGGCCCGGTCATACCGGGGCCTTGCCAAGCAGGCGCTGGGCGATCATCAGGGCGCCGGCAAGGACTTTGACGCCGTGCTGTCCAATCCCGATGCCCAAGCCAATGATTGGCGCTTCGCGCTCGATTCCAGAATCGATATCAGCATTCAACACAAGCAATATCAACAGGCGTATGACCTGCTGGAAAAGCAGGCCGGAGTAGCGCCCGGCTTTGAAACTTATTACCGGAAAGGCGTGGTGCTGGAAAAACTTTCCCGCACGGCCGACGCCGTTTCAGCCTATCAATCCGCCGTAAAGCTGGCGCATCTCGATTCCGACCGGCTCAGAGGCTTGCGGGCATTGTCCGAAGCATACGCCAAATTGAACAACTGGACGGAAGCCAAACGCATTGATGAACAGATTCTGCAACTGGCTCCGAATGACCTGAAGGCGATGCGCAGTCTGGCTTATGCAGTCTACAATCTGAGCGACCGGAACAACGCCATCAACTGGATTAAAAATGCGCTGGCCAGAGAGGACAACAACCGGGACAGGGAATTTCTGGCCAATCTGCTCAATGAAAACCGTCAGTTTGATGAAGCTTGCGCCGAATACTCCAGGCTATCTAAGACGTTCAAGGAAGCAGATGACCGACGCCGGATGCTGATGTCGCTGGGTTACTGCTATCTGCAGCTGAACCGGCAAAAAGAAGCGGCGGACGCTTTCCGGCAAGCTGCCGCCATCGGCGAGGACCGGCGCAGTCTCGAGGCATTGGCGGCCCTGCAGGAAGCGGAAAAAGACACGGCCGCCGCCATTGAAACTTACCGGCGCCTGCTGAAACTGAACCCGACGGCGCAGGTTCACCTTAAACTGGCTAATCTTTATCGGGCCAGCCATGACAATCAGCAGGCGCTGGCGCACTATGAGAGCGCTTTAAGCCTCGGTCTGGATGAGCCGCAAAAAGCGTCGACACTGGCGCAGATGGGCATGATCCATTATGAACAGGGCCAATACCTTAAAGCCCGTTCTGCCTTGGAGCGCGCAGCCGCGATCACGCAGAATGATCCGGCCTTGCTGTATACGTTAGGCGAAACAGCCGTCAAGACCGGCGAGCCCGAAAAGGCGTTGGGCTACTTTCAGAAAGCCGTCGCGATCAGCCCCACGACGCGCGGCTTGAAAACCCTGGCCAGCCTGAATATAAAGCTCGGCCGTTGGCAAGCGGCGGAAAAAAACTATCGGCAATTGCTCGCCAGCCGTAAACTCTCCCTGGGCGAAAAGGCTAAAATTTATGAGAGCCTGTCTTTTGTTTACACTCGGTTAGGACAAAACGACGTCGCGGCCGACTATCTGGATAAAGCCATTGCGGCCGGCAGGGATTATGAAGATGCGCACGTGAATCTGGGTTATATATTATTCAGACAGCAACGCTGGCATGAAGCGCTCGAACAGTTTTCCGAAGCCCTGGAACACAACCGGGACCCTGCCACATTGCTGATCATGGGGCAGATTTACCGCAAACTGGACAGGCCCAAGGAAGCGATAGCGCACCTTGAGGAAGCCCGACTGTTCAGACAGCAGCTCGATGAGAAAGGCAGAAAAGCGCTGCTGGATGAACTGGGTTATCTCTACGCCGAGCAGAACAATTACGATAAGGCAGTCAGGGTCTGGCAGGAGTCGTTATCAGTGGCCGCGGACCCTTTGATTTCAGTCAGCTATGCGCACGGACTCAGGCTGCTGAACCGCAATGCGGAAGCCAAAATAGTACTGCAAAGCATTGATGAAAAATCGTTACCCAATGATACGGCTAAAGCTCAGCGCCGGGATGATCTGGCCTTGCTGTATGAAGCGGACCGATCCATCAATGAAGCCATTGAGGCGCAAAAACACGCTTTGAGCTTTGAAAAAACGCCGGGCCGCCATTATCAACTAGGATTGCTTTACCAGAAAGTCAATCAGCCGGATGCCGCGCTGGCGGAACTCCAGCAAGCCGCCGACCTGGAACCGTCGAATCCAGCCTTTAAAGAAACGCTGGCTTACGCGTATGCCACTGCCGACAGACCGGCAGAGGCCAGCCGACTGCTTGAACAGGTCGCCGCCAGAGAGCCCAAGCGGGTCGATTTGCTCAAGAATCTGGGCTACTTCAATTCACGCATACCCGACAATGAAAAGGCCGCCCAATGGTTCAGAAAGGCCATCGATACGGCAGAGCAATATCCGGACCCGGATCAATCCCCTGCCGAGCAAAATATCGAAAACTACCGCTTGCGCCGGGAGGTGGAAAAGCTGACTCATTATTTTGATGTTTCGGCGTATCAGTCCCTGCGTATTCCGGACAGTAAAGGCGATTTCCGCAACACGACGCAGGGCGGCATTCTGGGCGGCGTCATTCCTTCGCAGGGCGGCGTGGAACTCGCATTTCAGCCGCCGGTCATTGGCTTGAGGAATGAGAGAATTTTCCAGGTGTTCACCCGCTTTTTGTGGAATGCCCCGCCCGGAGGCTTGAATGTCGATTCCGACTCTGTCCAGGGCGGTGTCGGCCTGCGCTACAAGCCGTTCCGCAAGCTGGACTTTTACGTCTCCGCCGAACATCTTTTCAAGGTAGGGGGCGATGCGGTCAATGATTGGCTGCTGCGCGCCTCCTACGGATGGAACGATGGCGATGAGATGAAACCGGGTCAATCGTCATGGCATTATTCGACGGTGTATGCCGATCTCGGTTATTTCATCAACGATCCCGGCATAGTGGCTTTTTACGGCGAAATGCGCCAGGGTTACAGCTTTAATTTTTACGATGCGTTCCTGGTCACGCCGCATCTGGTGCTGGACGGAAGAACTCAGGATCACGATGACGCCAACATTTCTTATCTTGAAGGCGGAGGCGGATTTGCTTTCCGTTATTTCTTTAACGAGTCGCGCTATACGTCGGCTCGCTCAAGCATTGAATTGCTGGCTCAATATAAGGCGGGAATTTCAAACATAGATGGAGGGTTTATCTTGACCGGCGTCTTGAGATACTGA
- a CDS encoding cation diffusion facilitator family transporter codes for MSHSSSITAILYALAANLGITIAKAGAAFWTGSGSLLAEAIHSLADSGNQILLLIGMRRSKKQANQRHPMGYEREAYIWSMMVAITLFSVGGVFSVYEGWLRYTDPHEVENAGVAFLILVIAAALESFSLKGALAALKEEKGERTLWQWFQETSSSELMVVTGEDIAALAGLVIAMIMLGLTMITGNTAFDAAGSMLIGLLLIAVAAIVGREVHSLILGESAEGIRDSIKQYLESQPSVRQVLNLWAINHGNSVMVTIKAELLPDMAVINAVDEINAMERQIKEAHPRVKWIFFEIDNVD; via the coding sequence ATGTCCCACTCCAGTTCAATCACTGCCATCTTGTACGCATTGGCAGCCAATCTCGGTATCACGATCGCCAAGGCGGGAGCGGCTTTCTGGACAGGCTCGGGCTCATTGCTGGCCGAGGCGATCCATTCCCTGGCCGATTCCGGCAATCAGATACTGCTATTGATCGGCATGCGGCGCTCGAAAAAACAGGCAAACCAGCGCCACCCCATGGGATACGAGCGCGAGGCCTATATCTGGTCCATGATGGTAGCGATTACCCTATTCTCGGTCGGCGGCGTGTTTTCCGTTTATGAAGGCTGGCTGCGCTATACGGATCCGCATGAGGTCGAAAATGCCGGTGTTGCGTTTCTTATCCTGGTGATAGCAGCCGCTCTGGAATCGTTCTCGCTGAAAGGCGCGTTGGCGGCCCTGAAAGAAGAAAAAGGCGAGCGTACGCTATGGCAATGGTTTCAGGAGACCTCCTCCAGTGAACTGATGGTCGTCACCGGCGAAGATATCGCCGCACTGGCAGGACTTGTCATCGCCATGATCATGCTGGGTCTGACCATGATTACCGGCAATACCGCCTTCGACGCCGCAGGTTCCATGCTGATCGGCCTGTTATTGATCGCCGTCGCGGCAATCGTCGGACGGGAAGTGCATTCGCTGATTCTGGGCGAGAGCGCCGAAGGCATCCGCGACAGTATCAAGCAATACCTGGAAAGCCAGCCCAGCGTGCGGCAGGTCCTGAACTTGTGGGCGATCAATCACGGCAACAGCGTCATGGTCACGATCAAAGCCGAGCTGCTCCCGGACATGGCTGTCATCAATGCAGTCGATGAAATCAATGCCATGGAAAGGCAGATCAAAGAAGCGCATCCGCGCGTGAAGTGGATATTTTTCGAGATTGATAACGTGGATTAA
- a CDS encoding MFS transporter, with translation MSKSLNGFGALRHRNFALYLSAKLLATIAVQMQLVAVGWQIYALSGDVMDLGLVGLSQFAPFAVLILIAGQAADHWNRHRIITLCFVVEMLCGLLLLGFSVAGLKEVWPVFAVMALYGSARAFMMPAGQAIVINLVPPERFGNAVALNSSLYHVAVIVGPSLGGLLYLAGPETVYAVVAGLLALSALLMLFIRTDRNAAASRQPVSWHTLLEGMRFVRAKPIILGAISLDLFAVLFGGAVALLPVYARDILHIGPHGLGLLRTAPAVGAAMTAVLLAWWPITRRVGRWMFGGVALFGAATVIFGLSRDFYLSLLMLFLMGAGDMVSVYIRHLLVQLETPDAIRGRVSAVNSVFIGASNELGEFESGITAAWFGLVPAVVIGGGATLVITLLWILLFPPLRRIDRFPAAQR, from the coding sequence ATGTCAAAATCCCTGAACGGATTCGGTGCGTTGCGCCATCGCAACTTCGCCCTGTATCTGAGCGCAAAGTTGCTCGCCACAATCGCCGTGCAAATGCAGCTCGTCGCCGTAGGCTGGCAAATCTATGCGCTCAGCGGCGATGTCATGGATCTGGGCCTGGTCGGCCTGTCGCAATTCGCTCCTTTTGCCGTGCTGATCCTTATCGCGGGACAGGCCGCGGATCACTGGAACCGGCACCGGATCATCACGCTGTGCTTTGTTGTGGAAATGCTCTGCGGCCTGCTGTTGCTGGGCTTTTCTGTGGCAGGACTGAAAGAAGTCTGGCCGGTGTTTGCAGTCATGGCGCTGTACGGCTCGGCGCGCGCTTTCATGATGCCGGCCGGCCAGGCCATCGTGATCAATCTGGTACCGCCCGAGCGTTTCGGCAACGCCGTGGCGCTGAACTCCTCGCTGTATCACGTCGCCGTGATCGTGGGCCCTTCACTGGGCGGATTGCTGTATCTGGCCGGGCCCGAAACAGTCTACGCTGTCGTTGCCGGCCTTCTGGCGTTGTCGGCGCTGCTGATGCTGTTTATCCGCACTGACAGGAATGCGGCTGCAAGCCGGCAGCCGGTTTCCTGGCATACGCTGTTGGAAGGCATGCGTTTCGTGCGTGCCAAGCCGATCATATTAGGCGCGATTTCGCTGGATCTGTTTGCCGTGCTGTTCGGCGGCGCGGTCGCGTTGCTGCCGGTCTATGCCCGTGACATCCTGCATATCGGCCCGCACGGCCTGGGTCTGCTGCGCACGGCGCCGGCCGTCGGCGCGGCGATGACGGCCGTGCTGCTGGCCTGGTGGCCGATCACGCGACGGGTCGGGCGCTGGATGTTCGGCGGCGTGGCGCTGTTCGGTGCCGCGACAGTGATATTCGGCCTGTCCAGAGACTTTTATCTGTCGCTGCTGATGCTGTTTCTGATGGGCGCCGGCGACATGGTCAGCGTCTACATCCGCCACCTGCTCGTGCAGCTGGAAACGCCTGATGCGATCCGCGGCCGCGTCAGCGCCGTCAATTCGGTGTTTATCGGCGCTTCCAACGAGCTGGGCGAATTCGAATCCGGCATTACCGCCGCCTGGTTCGGGCTGGTGCCGGCCGTGGTCATAGGCGGCGGCGCCACGCTGGTCATCACGCTGTTGTGGATCTTGCTGTTTCCGCCGTTGCGCCGTATCGACCGCTTCCCTGCGGCCCAGCGCTGA
- a CDS encoding DUF4112 domain-containing protein: MDQLKKLEQLARLLDNSFRIPGTSFQMGLDSLIGLIPGIGDTTGGILSTYIIWQAARMGVPRIVLMRMGVNVIIDAMLGAIPLFGDIFDITFKANRKNVQLLSNYYQSPQAAVERNTVSIALIALSIIVVVGLVAWLTIKLLAWLIHAIG; the protein is encoded by the coding sequence ATGGACCAATTGAAGAAGCTGGAGCAACTGGCCAGATTACTGGACAATTCATTCCGCATTCCGGGCACCTCCTTTCAGATGGGGCTCGACAGCCTGATCGGCCTGATTCCCGGCATAGGCGATACCACGGGCGGGATTTTATCCACTTATATTATCTGGCAGGCTGCCAGGATGGGCGTCCCTCGAATTGTGCTTATGCGCATGGGCGTCAATGTCATAATTGACGCGATGCTGGGAGCGATACCGCTGTTCGGCGACATCTTCGATATCACCTTTAAAGCCAACCGGAAAAACGTTCAGTTGCTGAGCAATTACTATCAGTCCCCGCAGGCTGCCGTTGAAAGAAATACCGTTTCAATCGCGCTCATAGCGCTGTCCATTATCGTCGTAGTCGGGCTCGTCGCCTGGCTGACAATCAAACTGCTTGCCTGGCTGATCCACGCTATCGGTTAA
- a CDS encoding diacylglycerol kinase, producing MRNKFLGTGQSGYHPLKKFKVILSGLRYAILYDFSVAYKVLLSIAILAVCFYFRQWIDFLSVFSATGLMLIAEMFNTTIETLCDFVENRENQKIKVIKDIAAAAAGISILIWIVVIVSELGRLWFLIWPV from the coding sequence ATGCGCAACAAATTTCTGGGCACGGGGCAAAGCGGTTATCATCCCCTGAAAAAATTCAAGGTCATCCTTTCAGGGCTGCGCTACGCCATCCTGTATGATTTCAGCGTCGCCTACAAAGTTCTGCTGTCAATCGCCATTCTGGCCGTATGCTTCTATTTTCGCCAGTGGATCGATTTCCTGTCGGTGTTTTCGGCGACCGGCCTCATGCTTATCGCCGAAATGTTCAACACGACCATCGAAACCCTGTGTGATTTCGTCGAAAACCGGGAGAACCAGAAAATCAAAGTCATCAAGGACATTGCGGCGGCCGCGGCCGGCATCAGCATTTTGATCTGGATCGTGGTGATCGTGTCGGAGCTGGGCCGGCTATGGTTCCTGATCTGGCCGGTCTGA
- a CDS encoding cytochrome b, with protein MSDNQSISSSALPEQYPPALRMLHWGMALCFLALFVIGFIMVDLDKEDALRPTLFALHKSVGVLTIGLLAARLAVRLRSVLPAMASGLQPLERKLMHWTHRGLYLLMLITPFAGWAHSDLHGRGVRLFGLPMPKLFPTIEDIGRWPGEVHGYLAYGLLALVVLHGAGVLKHRYIDRSCVLKRML; from the coding sequence ATGTCAGATAATCAGTCAATCAGCAGTTCCGCCTTGCCGGAACAATATCCGCCCGCCCTGCGCATGCTGCACTGGGGCATGGCGTTATGCTTCCTGGCGCTGTTCGTCATCGGTTTCATCATGGTCGATCTGGATAAGGAAGATGCCCTGCGCCCCACGCTATTCGCGCTGCACAAATCTGTCGGGGTGCTGACGATAGGGCTGCTGGCTGCGCGCCTGGCCGTGCGCCTGCGCTCCGTGCTGCCGGCCATGGCGTCCGGCTTGCAGCCGCTGGAACGGAAACTGATGCATTGGACGCATCGCGGGCTTTATCTGCTGATGCTGATCACGCCTTTCGCGGGTTGGGCGCACTCGGACCTGCATGGCCGCGGCGTCAGGCTGTTCGGGCTGCCCATGCCCAAACTGTTCCCGACCATAGAAGATATCGGCCGCTGGCCGGGCGAAGTTCACGGTTATCTGGCTTACGGTTTGCTGGCGCTGGTCGTCCTGCATGGGGCCGGCGTGTTGAAGCATCGTTATATTGATCGCTCCTGCGTGCTGAAGCGCATGCTTTAA
- a CDS encoding phosphatase PAP2 family protein has protein sequence MTVSKLTTTLVLWLIMVVLLLVIEHFSAPPFLWDKIVLTHISKLRNLWLDRLFLFFTNFGSLYLLVPGAVLILWFLIRDGHWGEAWFLTLSLSGASLIAHLAKYLFQRVRPDVFPFIGTMPLNASFPSAHTAQIMAFVTALYLILRRLDIERAFWFLVVVTPVAVMVALSRLYLQVHYPSDVLAGLVLALLWILGVAHLLNTLGIRVT, from the coding sequence ATGACTGTATCGAAACTGACGACAACTCTGGTTCTGTGGCTGATTATGGTTGTGTTGCTGCTCGTCATCGAACACTTCAGCGCGCCGCCATTCTTATGGGACAAGATTGTTCTTACCCATATCTCGAAACTCCGCAACCTCTGGCTGGACCGGCTGTTCCTGTTCTTTACTAATTTCGGATCACTTTATTTATTGGTGCCGGGGGCGGTTCTTATTCTATGGTTTCTGATCAGGGATGGTCATTGGGGCGAGGCGTGGTTTCTCACTTTGAGCTTGAGCGGCGCGAGCCTTATTGCGCATTTGGCCAAATACCTGTTTCAGCGTGTCCGCCCGGATGTATTTCCGTTTATCGGCACTATGCCTTTAAATGCCTCGTTTCCGAGCGCCCATACCGCGCAGATCATGGCTTTCGTGACCGCACTTTACCTGATCCTGAGGCGGCTCGATATAGAGAGGGCATTTTGGTTCCTCGTCGTTGTAACACCTGTCGCCGTCATGGTCGCCTTGTCGCGTCTTTATCTGCAGGTGCACTACCCCTCGGATGTTTTGGCTGGCCTGGTGCTGGCGCTGCTATGGATTCTGGGCGTCGCACATCTTTTAAATACGCTCGGTATCAGAGTCACTTGA